A stretch of Oryza brachyantha chromosome 4, ObraRS2, whole genome shotgun sequence DNA encodes these proteins:
- the LOC102700798 gene encoding uncharacterized protein LOC102700798 isoform X3 gives MGRPKGGAAASSSSSKKPKAKPKQRGGVDFKKYKHKVGRKLPPPKNATNTEIKSKAIVLPEQSMASERAGMAVNKRGLTLRELLQQTGHYNANVRRAALNGIKDIIVKHPSELRLHKVAIVEKLQERICDTDKVVRESLFSILQSFIFPSLKEDNAISTRSTLFLLMANILNGMTHLSMDVQLVSFRFLELVVINFPSSFPRYAEQVFNNFLAVLSNDRIHLQDKSKLNSVLSALGHCLSQVAYATENGNTSNRLGHNVSGRELWKCTLDEDNSGSRAFAMSSILMKLQNLIQILVNSVEVLASELSAKSTIDAQSSEALLSALHCLDLICKIFIQEVKKPQMKLGRSKTQFGPEWLKSSVLVYMMKLWGVSRSFHEKGDDKYYFFNLKIAEIFLCLSACMDNTMFPADKFCQFVSSLLAKVKTIRNKDTMEKNLNIITSIPDLVSNAPDDSKGYILEAFTDAFRDCKVDCKLILPYLDAMGKMLLPEKTGILFTEKDSGLEYHGAWVDELPRFLLQSIDKAPSVTKVVLELLLRIGQYFPTMECGNLHSFVKLFGVKSNTISPIASSGTVELGPFIKLPRDCQELAISCLYYFSSLLPDTVELLASCCLSDVLEPIILFKIVEVLQSSYKAGNLHITDQLSFLSLLMARFRIHPGPFCTQEDSQKGSSLSTFKSLNHLILTSLSEMGDGSLVLELMWDILSKEIAQIPSLHNMNGLFRIIVTLDAGTCKLMNEDAIKVIAGYLIDAAMDLSKTIELGFQSDQTRVFQYFIKPCIIIFCQNEKVLCCTLEMLKSFATGDDHGLSCVSKLNYPGELSRRICIVTSILIFLCNDGKLHKHLSLGKSVIKGILQHIRHLMDSNLPGVTYEDKQKLRFAFEQLKTKALQLNCWDRSELEGFSSTT, from the exons ATGGGGCGGCCGaagggcggcgccgcggcgtcctcctcctcgtcgaagAAGCCCAAGGCGAAGCCgaagcagcgcggcggcgtcgacttCAAG AAGTACAAGCACAAGGTGGGGCGcaagctgccgccgccgaagaaTGCCACCAACACGGAGATCAAGTCCAAAG CGATCGTTCTGCCGGAGCAGAGCATGGCGTCGGAGAGGGCTGGCATGGCCGTGAACAAGCGCGGGCTCACGCTGCGGGAGCTCTTGCAGCAGACGGGCCACTACAATGCCAATGTGCGGCGAG CTGCACTTAATGGGATAAAGGATATTATTGTCAAGCATCCATCAGAGCTTAGACTGCACAAGGTTGCAATTGTTGAGAAGCTACAGGAAAGGATATGCGACACTGACAAGGTGGTTCGCGAATCTTTGTTCAGTATACTGCAGTCTTTCATCTTCCCATCTCTGAAGGAG GACAATGCAATATCTACGCGCAGTACACTGTTTCTGCTGATGGCCAATATTTTGAATGGAATGACCCATCTATCCATGGATGTCCAGTTAGTGTCCTTCAGATTTTTGGAGCTTGTGGTTATTAATTTCCCATCCTCCTTTCCAAGATATGCTGAACAG GTTTTCAACAACTTTCTTGCTGTATTGAGCAATGACAGGATTCATCTCCAGGATAAGAGTAAACTTAACAGTGTCCTTAGTGCGCTCGGGCACTGTCTTTCTCAAGTTGCTTATGCAACAGAAAATGGCAATACATCAAATCGACTG GGTCATAATGTTTCTGGCAGGGAACTTTGGAAATGTACTCTTGACGAAGATAACTCAGGGAGTA GAGCATTTGCGATGTCCAGTATATTAATGAAGCTTCAAAACCTCATCCAGATTCTTGTTAACTCTGTAGAGGTCTTAGCTTCAGAACTTTCTGCAAAGTCAACTATTGATGCTCAGTCAAGTGAAGCATTATTATCAGCGCTTCACTGTTTGGAtctaatatgtaaaatatttattcaagAGGTGAAGAAACCTCAGATGAAACTCGGAAGATCCAAAACTCAGTTTGGACCTGAATGGTTGAAAAGTTCCGTGTTAGTATATATGATGAAATTGTGGGGAGTAAGCCGTTCATTTCATGAAAAG GGAGATGACAAATATTACTTTTTCAATCTGAAGATTgcagaaatatttttgtgcttgAGTGCATGTATGGATAACACCATGTTTCCAGCTGACAAATTTTGCCAGTTTGTATCTTCTCTACTTGCAAAG GTAAAAACAATTCGCAATAAGGATACCATGGAAAAGAATTTGAATATTATTACCTCCATACCAGACCTTGTATCCAATGCTCCAGATGATTCAAAAGGATATATATTGGAG GCATTTACAGATGCATTCCGGGATTGCAAGGTGGATTGCAAGCTGATCTTGCCATATTTAGATGCAATGGGAAAAATGCTGCTTCCT GAAAAAACAGGAATTTTGTTTACAGAAAAAGATTCAGGTTTGGAATACCATGGTGCTTGGGTAGATGAGCTGCCTAGGTTTTTACTACAATCAATTGACAAAGCCCCTTCAGTTACAAAG GTTGTTTTGGAGCTTCTTCTAAGAATTGGACAATACTTCCCTACGATGGAATGTGGAAATCTGCATTCCTTTGTTAAGTTATTTGGTGTTAAAT CTAATACCATTTCGCCGATAGCATCATCAGGAACTGTGGAGCTTGGTCCCTTCATTAAACTCCCACGGGATTGCCAAGAGCTTGCCATTTCATGCCTGTATTATTTCTCCAGTCTGCTTCCCGACACAGTGGAACTGTTGGCTTCTTGTTGCTTAA GTGATGTGCTGGAACCCATCATATTGTTTAAGATTGTTGAGGTTTTACAGTCATCATACAAGGCTGGGAATTTACATATAACAGATCAACTCAGTTTCTTGTCATTGCTAATGGCACGATTCAGAATTCATCCTG GGCCTTTCTGTACCCAGGAGGATTCCCAGAAGGGCTCAAGTTTGAGTACTTTTAAATCATTGAATCACCTAATTTTAACTTCTTTATCAGAAATGGGTGATGGTTCTCTGGTTCTTGAGTTGATGTGGGATATTTTATCTAAAGAGATT GCACAGATACCATCATTACATAACATGAATGGGTTGTTTAGAATTATTGTCACACTTGATGCAGGGACTTGTAAGCTCATGAATGAAGATGCTATAAAAGTTATAGCTGGCTACTTGATTGATGCTGCTATG GATTTGTCTAAAACCATTGAGCTTGGGTTTCAATCTGATCAAACAAGAGTATTTCAGTACTTTATAAAGCCTTGCATCATCATATTTTGCCAGAATGAGAAGGTTCTTTGCTGCACATTGGAGATGCTTAAATCTTTTGCAACAGGAGATGATCATGGACTTTCATGTGTATCCAAGTTAAACTACCCAGGAGAACTTTCACGTCGAATTTGTATTGTTACAAGTATACTCATATTCTTATGCAATGATGGCAAACTCCATAAACACCTTTCTTTGGGCAAATCGGTTATTAAAGGCATCCTGCAACATATAAGGCATctgatg GATTCTAATTTGCCTGGTGTAACATACGAGGACAAGCAGAAGTTAAGATTTGCATTTGAGCAACTAAAAACGAAAGCATTGCAGTTGAACTGTTGGGACAGAAGTGAGCTGGAAGGGTTTTCAAGCACCACGTAA
- the LOC102700798 gene encoding uncharacterized protein LOC102700798 isoform X1 — protein MGRPKGGAAASSSSSKKPKAKPKQRGGVDFKKYKHKVGRKLPPPKNATNTEIKSKAIVLPEQSMASERAGMAVNKRGLTLRELLQQTGHYNANVRRAALNGIKDIIVKHPSELRLHKVAIVEKLQERICDTDKVVRESLFSILQSFIFPSLKEDNAISTRSTLFLLMANILNGMTHLSMDVQLVSFRFLELVVINFPSSFPRYAEQVFNNFLAVLSNDRIHLQDKSKLNSVLSALGHCLSQVAYATENGNTSNRLGHNVSGRELWKCTLDEDNSGSRAFAMSSILMKLQNLIQILVNSVEVLASELSAKSTIDAQSSEALLSALHCLDLICKIFIQEVKKPQMKLGRSKTQFGPEWLKSSVLVYMMKLWGVSRSFHEKGDDKYYFFNLKIAEIFLCLSACMDNTMFPADKFCQFVSSLLAKVKTIRNKDTMEKNLNIITSIPDLVSNAPDDSKGYILEAFTDAFRDCKVDCKLILPYLDAMGKMLLPEKTGILFTEKDSGLEYHGAWVDELPRFLLQSIDKAPSVTKVVLELLLRIGQYFPTMECGNLHSFVKLFGVKSNTISPIASSGTVELGPFIKLPRDCQELAISCLYYFSSLLPDTVELLASCCLSDVLEPIILFKIVEVLQSSYKAGNLHITDQLSFLSLLMARFRIHPGPFCTQEDSQKGSSLSTFKSLNHLILTSLSEMGDGSLVLELMWDILSKEIAQIPSLHNMNGLFRIIVTLDAGTCKLMNEDAIKVIAGYLIDAAMDLSKTIELGFQSDQTRVFQYFIKPCIIIFCQNEKVLCCTLEMLKSFATGDDHGLSCVSKLNYPGELSRRICIVTSILIFLCNDGKLHKHLSLGKSVIKGILQHIRHLMDSNLPGVTYEDKQKLRFAFEQLKTKALQLNCWDRSELEGFSSTTYCHNVASYLHTMKF, from the exons ATGGGGCGGCCGaagggcggcgccgcggcgtcctcctcctcgtcgaagAAGCCCAAGGCGAAGCCgaagcagcgcggcggcgtcgacttCAAG AAGTACAAGCACAAGGTGGGGCGcaagctgccgccgccgaagaaTGCCACCAACACGGAGATCAAGTCCAAAG CGATCGTTCTGCCGGAGCAGAGCATGGCGTCGGAGAGGGCTGGCATGGCCGTGAACAAGCGCGGGCTCACGCTGCGGGAGCTCTTGCAGCAGACGGGCCACTACAATGCCAATGTGCGGCGAG CTGCACTTAATGGGATAAAGGATATTATTGTCAAGCATCCATCAGAGCTTAGACTGCACAAGGTTGCAATTGTTGAGAAGCTACAGGAAAGGATATGCGACACTGACAAGGTGGTTCGCGAATCTTTGTTCAGTATACTGCAGTCTTTCATCTTCCCATCTCTGAAGGAG GACAATGCAATATCTACGCGCAGTACACTGTTTCTGCTGATGGCCAATATTTTGAATGGAATGACCCATCTATCCATGGATGTCCAGTTAGTGTCCTTCAGATTTTTGGAGCTTGTGGTTATTAATTTCCCATCCTCCTTTCCAAGATATGCTGAACAG GTTTTCAACAACTTTCTTGCTGTATTGAGCAATGACAGGATTCATCTCCAGGATAAGAGTAAACTTAACAGTGTCCTTAGTGCGCTCGGGCACTGTCTTTCTCAAGTTGCTTATGCAACAGAAAATGGCAATACATCAAATCGACTG GGTCATAATGTTTCTGGCAGGGAACTTTGGAAATGTACTCTTGACGAAGATAACTCAGGGAGTA GAGCATTTGCGATGTCCAGTATATTAATGAAGCTTCAAAACCTCATCCAGATTCTTGTTAACTCTGTAGAGGTCTTAGCTTCAGAACTTTCTGCAAAGTCAACTATTGATGCTCAGTCAAGTGAAGCATTATTATCAGCGCTTCACTGTTTGGAtctaatatgtaaaatatttattcaagAGGTGAAGAAACCTCAGATGAAACTCGGAAGATCCAAAACTCAGTTTGGACCTGAATGGTTGAAAAGTTCCGTGTTAGTATATATGATGAAATTGTGGGGAGTAAGCCGTTCATTTCATGAAAAG GGAGATGACAAATATTACTTTTTCAATCTGAAGATTgcagaaatatttttgtgcttgAGTGCATGTATGGATAACACCATGTTTCCAGCTGACAAATTTTGCCAGTTTGTATCTTCTCTACTTGCAAAG GTAAAAACAATTCGCAATAAGGATACCATGGAAAAGAATTTGAATATTATTACCTCCATACCAGACCTTGTATCCAATGCTCCAGATGATTCAAAAGGATATATATTGGAG GCATTTACAGATGCATTCCGGGATTGCAAGGTGGATTGCAAGCTGATCTTGCCATATTTAGATGCAATGGGAAAAATGCTGCTTCCT GAAAAAACAGGAATTTTGTTTACAGAAAAAGATTCAGGTTTGGAATACCATGGTGCTTGGGTAGATGAGCTGCCTAGGTTTTTACTACAATCAATTGACAAAGCCCCTTCAGTTACAAAG GTTGTTTTGGAGCTTCTTCTAAGAATTGGACAATACTTCCCTACGATGGAATGTGGAAATCTGCATTCCTTTGTTAAGTTATTTGGTGTTAAAT CTAATACCATTTCGCCGATAGCATCATCAGGAACTGTGGAGCTTGGTCCCTTCATTAAACTCCCACGGGATTGCCAAGAGCTTGCCATTTCATGCCTGTATTATTTCTCCAGTCTGCTTCCCGACACAGTGGAACTGTTGGCTTCTTGTTGCTTAA GTGATGTGCTGGAACCCATCATATTGTTTAAGATTGTTGAGGTTTTACAGTCATCATACAAGGCTGGGAATTTACATATAACAGATCAACTCAGTTTCTTGTCATTGCTAATGGCACGATTCAGAATTCATCCTG GGCCTTTCTGTACCCAGGAGGATTCCCAGAAGGGCTCAAGTTTGAGTACTTTTAAATCATTGAATCACCTAATTTTAACTTCTTTATCAGAAATGGGTGATGGTTCTCTGGTTCTTGAGTTGATGTGGGATATTTTATCTAAAGAGATT GCACAGATACCATCATTACATAACATGAATGGGTTGTTTAGAATTATTGTCACACTTGATGCAGGGACTTGTAAGCTCATGAATGAAGATGCTATAAAAGTTATAGCTGGCTACTTGATTGATGCTGCTATG GATTTGTCTAAAACCATTGAGCTTGGGTTTCAATCTGATCAAACAAGAGTATTTCAGTACTTTATAAAGCCTTGCATCATCATATTTTGCCAGAATGAGAAGGTTCTTTGCTGCACATTGGAGATGCTTAAATCTTTTGCAACAGGAGATGATCATGGACTTTCATGTGTATCCAAGTTAAACTACCCAGGAGAACTTTCACGTCGAATTTGTATTGTTACAAGTATACTCATATTCTTATGCAATGATGGCAAACTCCATAAACACCTTTCTTTGGGCAAATCGGTTATTAAAGGCATCCTGCAACATATAAGGCATctgatg GATTCTAATTTGCCTGGTGTAACATACGAGGACAAGCAGAAGTTAAGATTTGCATTTGAGCAACTAAAAACGAAAGCATTGCAGTTGAACTGTTGGGACAGAAGTGAGCTGGAAGGGTTTTCAAGCACCAC CTACTGCCATAATGTGGCATCTTACCTGCACACGATGAAATTTTGA
- the LOC102700798 gene encoding uncharacterized protein LOC102700798 isoform X4, translated as MGRPKGGAAASSSSSKKPKAKPKQRGGVDFKKYKHKVGRKLPPPKNATNTEIKSKAIVLPEQSMASERAGMAVNKRGLTLRELLQQTGHYNANVRRAALNGIKDIIVKHPSELRLHKVAIVEKLQERICDTDKVVRESLFSILQSFIFPSLKEDNAISTRSTLFLLMANILNGMTHLSMDVQLVSFRFLELVVINFPSSFPRYAEQVFNNFLAVLSNDRIHLQDKSKLNSVLSALGHCLSQVAYATENGNTSNRLGHNVSGRELWKCTLDEDNSGSRAFAMSSILMKLQNLIQILVNSVEVLASELSAKSTIDAQSSEALLSALHCLDLICKIFIQEVKKPQMKLGRSKTQFGPEWLKSSVLVYMMKLWGVSRSFHEKGDDKYYFFNLKIAEIFLCLSACMDNTMFPADKFCQFVSSLLAKVKTIRNKDTMEKNLNIITSIPDLVSNAPDDSKGYILEAFTDAFRDCKVDCKLILPYLDAMGKMLLPEKTGILFTEKDSGLEYHGAWVDELPRFLLQSIDKAPSVTKVVLELLLRIGQYFPTMECGNLHSFVKLFGVKSSSGTVELGPFIKLPRDCQELAISCLYYFSSLLPDTVELLASCCLSDVLEPIILFKIVEVLQSSYKAGNLHITDQLSFLSLLMARFRIHPGPFCTQEDSQKGSSLSTFKSLNHLILTSLSEMGDGSLVLELMWDILSKEIAQIPSLHNMNGLFRIIVTLDAGTCKLMNEDAIKVIAGYLIDAAMDLSKTIELGFQSDQTRVFQYFIKPCIIIFCQNEKVLCCTLEMLKSFATGDDHGLSCVSKLNYPGELSRRICIVTSILIFLCNDGKLHKHLSLGKSVIKGILQHIRHLMDSNLPGVTYEDKQKLRFAFEQLKTKALQLNCWDRSELEGFSSTT; from the exons ATGGGGCGGCCGaagggcggcgccgcggcgtcctcctcctcgtcgaagAAGCCCAAGGCGAAGCCgaagcagcgcggcggcgtcgacttCAAG AAGTACAAGCACAAGGTGGGGCGcaagctgccgccgccgaagaaTGCCACCAACACGGAGATCAAGTCCAAAG CGATCGTTCTGCCGGAGCAGAGCATGGCGTCGGAGAGGGCTGGCATGGCCGTGAACAAGCGCGGGCTCACGCTGCGGGAGCTCTTGCAGCAGACGGGCCACTACAATGCCAATGTGCGGCGAG CTGCACTTAATGGGATAAAGGATATTATTGTCAAGCATCCATCAGAGCTTAGACTGCACAAGGTTGCAATTGTTGAGAAGCTACAGGAAAGGATATGCGACACTGACAAGGTGGTTCGCGAATCTTTGTTCAGTATACTGCAGTCTTTCATCTTCCCATCTCTGAAGGAG GACAATGCAATATCTACGCGCAGTACACTGTTTCTGCTGATGGCCAATATTTTGAATGGAATGACCCATCTATCCATGGATGTCCAGTTAGTGTCCTTCAGATTTTTGGAGCTTGTGGTTATTAATTTCCCATCCTCCTTTCCAAGATATGCTGAACAG GTTTTCAACAACTTTCTTGCTGTATTGAGCAATGACAGGATTCATCTCCAGGATAAGAGTAAACTTAACAGTGTCCTTAGTGCGCTCGGGCACTGTCTTTCTCAAGTTGCTTATGCAACAGAAAATGGCAATACATCAAATCGACTG GGTCATAATGTTTCTGGCAGGGAACTTTGGAAATGTACTCTTGACGAAGATAACTCAGGGAGTA GAGCATTTGCGATGTCCAGTATATTAATGAAGCTTCAAAACCTCATCCAGATTCTTGTTAACTCTGTAGAGGTCTTAGCTTCAGAACTTTCTGCAAAGTCAACTATTGATGCTCAGTCAAGTGAAGCATTATTATCAGCGCTTCACTGTTTGGAtctaatatgtaaaatatttattcaagAGGTGAAGAAACCTCAGATGAAACTCGGAAGATCCAAAACTCAGTTTGGACCTGAATGGTTGAAAAGTTCCGTGTTAGTATATATGATGAAATTGTGGGGAGTAAGCCGTTCATTTCATGAAAAG GGAGATGACAAATATTACTTTTTCAATCTGAAGATTgcagaaatatttttgtgcttgAGTGCATGTATGGATAACACCATGTTTCCAGCTGACAAATTTTGCCAGTTTGTATCTTCTCTACTTGCAAAG GTAAAAACAATTCGCAATAAGGATACCATGGAAAAGAATTTGAATATTATTACCTCCATACCAGACCTTGTATCCAATGCTCCAGATGATTCAAAAGGATATATATTGGAG GCATTTACAGATGCATTCCGGGATTGCAAGGTGGATTGCAAGCTGATCTTGCCATATTTAGATGCAATGGGAAAAATGCTGCTTCCT GAAAAAACAGGAATTTTGTTTACAGAAAAAGATTCAGGTTTGGAATACCATGGTGCTTGGGTAGATGAGCTGCCTAGGTTTTTACTACAATCAATTGACAAAGCCCCTTCAGTTACAAAG GTTGTTTTGGAGCTTCTTCTAAGAATTGGACAATACTTCCCTACGATGGAATGTGGAAATCTGCATTCCTTTGTTAAGTTATTTGGTGTTAAAT CATCATCAGGAACTGTGGAGCTTGGTCCCTTCATTAAACTCCCACGGGATTGCCAAGAGCTTGCCATTTCATGCCTGTATTATTTCTCCAGTCTGCTTCCCGACACAGTGGAACTGTTGGCTTCTTGTTGCTTAA GTGATGTGCTGGAACCCATCATATTGTTTAAGATTGTTGAGGTTTTACAGTCATCATACAAGGCTGGGAATTTACATATAACAGATCAACTCAGTTTCTTGTCATTGCTAATGGCACGATTCAGAATTCATCCTG GGCCTTTCTGTACCCAGGAGGATTCCCAGAAGGGCTCAAGTTTGAGTACTTTTAAATCATTGAATCACCTAATTTTAACTTCTTTATCAGAAATGGGTGATGGTTCTCTGGTTCTTGAGTTGATGTGGGATATTTTATCTAAAGAGATT GCACAGATACCATCATTACATAACATGAATGGGTTGTTTAGAATTATTGTCACACTTGATGCAGGGACTTGTAAGCTCATGAATGAAGATGCTATAAAAGTTATAGCTGGCTACTTGATTGATGCTGCTATG GATTTGTCTAAAACCATTGAGCTTGGGTTTCAATCTGATCAAACAAGAGTATTTCAGTACTTTATAAAGCCTTGCATCATCATATTTTGCCAGAATGAGAAGGTTCTTTGCTGCACATTGGAGATGCTTAAATCTTTTGCAACAGGAGATGATCATGGACTTTCATGTGTATCCAAGTTAAACTACCCAGGAGAACTTTCACGTCGAATTTGTATTGTTACAAGTATACTCATATTCTTATGCAATGATGGCAAACTCCATAAACACCTTTCTTTGGGCAAATCGGTTATTAAAGGCATCCTGCAACATATAAGGCATctgatg GATTCTAATTTGCCTGGTGTAACATACGAGGACAAGCAGAAGTTAAGATTTGCATTTGAGCAACTAAAAACGAAAGCATTGCAGTTGAACTGTTGGGACAGAAGTGAGCTGGAAGGGTTTTCAAGCACCACGTAA
- the LOC102700798 gene encoding uncharacterized protein LOC102700798 isoform X2, giving the protein MGRPKGGAAASSSSSKKPKAKPKQRGGVDFKKYKHKVGRKLPPPKNATNTEIKSKAIVLPEQSMASERAGMAVNKRGLTLRELLQQTGHYNANVRRAALNGIKDIIVKHPSELRLHKVAIVEKLQERICDTDKVVRESLFSILQSFIFPSLKEDNAISTRSTLFLLMANILNGMTHLSMDVQLVSFRFLELVVINFPSSFPRYAEQVFNNFLAVLSNDRIHLQDKSKLNSVLSALGHCLSQVAYATENGNTSNRLGHNVSGRELWKCTLDEDNSGSRAFAMSSILMKLQNLIQILVNSVEVLASELSAKSTIDAQSSEALLSALHCLDLICKIFIQEVKKPQMKLGRSKTQFGPEWLKSSVLVYMMKLWGVSRSFHEKGDDKYYFFNLKIAEIFLCLSACMDNTMFPADKFCQFVSSLLAKVKTIRNKDTMEKNLNIITSIPDLVSNAPDDSKGYILEAFTDAFRDCKVDCKLILPYLDAMGKMLLPEKTGILFTEKDSGLEYHGAWVDELPRFLLQSIDKAPSVTKVVLELLLRIGQYFPTMECGNLHSFVKLFGVKSSSGTVELGPFIKLPRDCQELAISCLYYFSSLLPDTVELLASCCLSDVLEPIILFKIVEVLQSSYKAGNLHITDQLSFLSLLMARFRIHPGPFCTQEDSQKGSSLSTFKSLNHLILTSLSEMGDGSLVLELMWDILSKEIAQIPSLHNMNGLFRIIVTLDAGTCKLMNEDAIKVIAGYLIDAAMDLSKTIELGFQSDQTRVFQYFIKPCIIIFCQNEKVLCCTLEMLKSFATGDDHGLSCVSKLNYPGELSRRICIVTSILIFLCNDGKLHKHLSLGKSVIKGILQHIRHLMDSNLPGVTYEDKQKLRFAFEQLKTKALQLNCWDRSELEGFSSTTYCHNVASYLHTMKF; this is encoded by the exons ATGGGGCGGCCGaagggcggcgccgcggcgtcctcctcctcgtcgaagAAGCCCAAGGCGAAGCCgaagcagcgcggcggcgtcgacttCAAG AAGTACAAGCACAAGGTGGGGCGcaagctgccgccgccgaagaaTGCCACCAACACGGAGATCAAGTCCAAAG CGATCGTTCTGCCGGAGCAGAGCATGGCGTCGGAGAGGGCTGGCATGGCCGTGAACAAGCGCGGGCTCACGCTGCGGGAGCTCTTGCAGCAGACGGGCCACTACAATGCCAATGTGCGGCGAG CTGCACTTAATGGGATAAAGGATATTATTGTCAAGCATCCATCAGAGCTTAGACTGCACAAGGTTGCAATTGTTGAGAAGCTACAGGAAAGGATATGCGACACTGACAAGGTGGTTCGCGAATCTTTGTTCAGTATACTGCAGTCTTTCATCTTCCCATCTCTGAAGGAG GACAATGCAATATCTACGCGCAGTACACTGTTTCTGCTGATGGCCAATATTTTGAATGGAATGACCCATCTATCCATGGATGTCCAGTTAGTGTCCTTCAGATTTTTGGAGCTTGTGGTTATTAATTTCCCATCCTCCTTTCCAAGATATGCTGAACAG GTTTTCAACAACTTTCTTGCTGTATTGAGCAATGACAGGATTCATCTCCAGGATAAGAGTAAACTTAACAGTGTCCTTAGTGCGCTCGGGCACTGTCTTTCTCAAGTTGCTTATGCAACAGAAAATGGCAATACATCAAATCGACTG GGTCATAATGTTTCTGGCAGGGAACTTTGGAAATGTACTCTTGACGAAGATAACTCAGGGAGTA GAGCATTTGCGATGTCCAGTATATTAATGAAGCTTCAAAACCTCATCCAGATTCTTGTTAACTCTGTAGAGGTCTTAGCTTCAGAACTTTCTGCAAAGTCAACTATTGATGCTCAGTCAAGTGAAGCATTATTATCAGCGCTTCACTGTTTGGAtctaatatgtaaaatatttattcaagAGGTGAAGAAACCTCAGATGAAACTCGGAAGATCCAAAACTCAGTTTGGACCTGAATGGTTGAAAAGTTCCGTGTTAGTATATATGATGAAATTGTGGGGAGTAAGCCGTTCATTTCATGAAAAG GGAGATGACAAATATTACTTTTTCAATCTGAAGATTgcagaaatatttttgtgcttgAGTGCATGTATGGATAACACCATGTTTCCAGCTGACAAATTTTGCCAGTTTGTATCTTCTCTACTTGCAAAG GTAAAAACAATTCGCAATAAGGATACCATGGAAAAGAATTTGAATATTATTACCTCCATACCAGACCTTGTATCCAATGCTCCAGATGATTCAAAAGGATATATATTGGAG GCATTTACAGATGCATTCCGGGATTGCAAGGTGGATTGCAAGCTGATCTTGCCATATTTAGATGCAATGGGAAAAATGCTGCTTCCT GAAAAAACAGGAATTTTGTTTACAGAAAAAGATTCAGGTTTGGAATACCATGGTGCTTGGGTAGATGAGCTGCCTAGGTTTTTACTACAATCAATTGACAAAGCCCCTTCAGTTACAAAG GTTGTTTTGGAGCTTCTTCTAAGAATTGGACAATACTTCCCTACGATGGAATGTGGAAATCTGCATTCCTTTGTTAAGTTATTTGGTGTTAAAT CATCATCAGGAACTGTGGAGCTTGGTCCCTTCATTAAACTCCCACGGGATTGCCAAGAGCTTGCCATTTCATGCCTGTATTATTTCTCCAGTCTGCTTCCCGACACAGTGGAACTGTTGGCTTCTTGTTGCTTAA GTGATGTGCTGGAACCCATCATATTGTTTAAGATTGTTGAGGTTTTACAGTCATCATACAAGGCTGGGAATTTACATATAACAGATCAACTCAGTTTCTTGTCATTGCTAATGGCACGATTCAGAATTCATCCTG GGCCTTTCTGTACCCAGGAGGATTCCCAGAAGGGCTCAAGTTTGAGTACTTTTAAATCATTGAATCACCTAATTTTAACTTCTTTATCAGAAATGGGTGATGGTTCTCTGGTTCTTGAGTTGATGTGGGATATTTTATCTAAAGAGATT GCACAGATACCATCATTACATAACATGAATGGGTTGTTTAGAATTATTGTCACACTTGATGCAGGGACTTGTAAGCTCATGAATGAAGATGCTATAAAAGTTATAGCTGGCTACTTGATTGATGCTGCTATG GATTTGTCTAAAACCATTGAGCTTGGGTTTCAATCTGATCAAACAAGAGTATTTCAGTACTTTATAAAGCCTTGCATCATCATATTTTGCCAGAATGAGAAGGTTCTTTGCTGCACATTGGAGATGCTTAAATCTTTTGCAACAGGAGATGATCATGGACTTTCATGTGTATCCAAGTTAAACTACCCAGGAGAACTTTCACGTCGAATTTGTATTGTTACAAGTATACTCATATTCTTATGCAATGATGGCAAACTCCATAAACACCTTTCTTTGGGCAAATCGGTTATTAAAGGCATCCTGCAACATATAAGGCATctgatg GATTCTAATTTGCCTGGTGTAACATACGAGGACAAGCAGAAGTTAAGATTTGCATTTGAGCAACTAAAAACGAAAGCATTGCAGTTGAACTGTTGGGACAGAAGTGAGCTGGAAGGGTTTTCAAGCACCAC CTACTGCCATAATGTGGCATCTTACCTGCACACGATGAAATTTTGA